CGGCTGCACCGCCAACACCACGCCAGGCCAGTCTTGACCAACCACCGCGTCTCGGACTGCGCCGCTCCCACCACCGGATGTGGCCGCCACATGGTGCGTCACACACGACTTCATCCGCTCAGTCGTGAAGTTGCTCTCCGGTGGTGAGGTGGTCAGCGTGGTTCAGTCCCTCGCGGACGAGCCGAGCGACATGCCCGCCTCGCAGTGCATAGTGCTGGAAGCGGCCCGACCGCGTGACGTCGACCAGACCGGCGTGGCGCAGTTTGGCGAGGTGCTGGCTGACTCCGGTCCTCGGTGCACCAGTGCGCTCGACGAGCTCGCTGACGGTGGCAGGCCCATCAGTGAGGTGCCACAACACGTGCAGGCGGGTGGGATCTGACAACAGGGCGAAGAGGTGGGAGGCGCGGCCCAGGCGATCGCCGTCCGGTGGTGCAGCGTGATCGAAACTCGGTCCGTCCGACTCGCGGGACATCTCGGTCATCGGATCAGTGTGCCGGTTCATCGCGGCCTGATCACGATCGCCGCCCCGGTGGCCAGCGCAGCTGCGGCACCCAGCACACCGGTCGCTGCAGCCACCGACGTCAGTCCACCGAGCCATCCGGCGACCGGGTACGCGACCAGATAGCAGGCGTGGGACAGCGAGAAGTGTGCCGCAAAGGCTGCCGGTCTTTCGGCGACGGATACCGCCGCGTTCACGATTCGCCCCGACGGCGTCAGCACCATCGATGATGCAGCACCGAGAGCGCACCACACGACGAGCAGCACCGGCCACGAGCCGCGGTCGCCGACCACAGGTACCGCGACGATCAGCAGCAGCGCGCACAGACCACCACCGACGAGCATGGAGGTGAGGTCCGTGTGGTGCTCGAGCCATCGAGGGGTCATCAGGGCCACGACCATCGATCCTGCACCGAACGCTGCGAGAGCGACGGCCACCGACGCGGGACCCCGTCCGAGGTCCTCGCGCACCACGACGACGGTGCCGACCAGCACCGTGGCCACGGCACATGCTGCCGCGAGGTCGAGGAGGAACAGGGTCCGCAGGCTACGGCGGCTGCGGAACATCGCCACACCGGCCGTGGCCCGCGACCAGAACAAGGCCCCTGAGGGTGCCCCCGGAGCACTCAAGCCGGACCGCAGCACCAGCACCGCAGACAGCACAAAGCCACTTGCCGTGCCCACGAACAGCCCGTGGTACGA
The Aeromicrobium marinum DSM 15272 genome window above contains:
- a CDS encoding MFS transporter; this translates as MTSPVTSALSEPTYRRLFAAQVVALLGTGLLTVALSLLAFDVAPTRAGEVLATAFTVKMVAYVAVAPLVTAVTSRWNPRAVMVGADAVRFAVALALPWVDQAWHVYVLIAVLQSASATFTPTFQAVIPVVLTSERQYTHGLSLSRLAYDLEAVLSPMIAAGLLLVMSYHGLFVGTASGFVLSAVLVLRSGLSAPGAPSGALFWSRATAGVAMFRSRRSLRTLFLLDLAAACAVATVLVGTVVVVREDLGRGPASVAVALAAFGAGSMVVALMTPRWLEHHTDLTSMLVGGGLCALLLIVAVPVVGDRGSWPVLLVVWCALGAASSMVLTPSGRIVNAAVSVAERPAAFAAHFSLSHACYLVAYPVAGWLGGLTSVAAATGVLGAAAALATGAAIVIRPR
- a CDS encoding ArsR/SmtB family transcription factor, translating into MTEMSRESDGPSFDHAAPPDGDRLGRASHLFALLSDPTRLHVLWHLTDGPATVSELVERTGAPRTGVSQHLAKLRHAGLVDVTRSGRFQHYALRGGHVARLVREGLNHADHLTTGEQLHD